AGTACTTCCTGATGGTCGATGCCATGCCTGTCGGCCCAATGACACCACGAACGCTCAACAACCGGCAGCGAATCCACCAGCGTACCGTCCAGATCAAACAGAAAACCTTTACACTTCACACGCACCTCCCTCAGGCATTAATAATTTGTTGAATTTCGTTGCTGCTCAAATGGTACTGGCGTGGGCAGGAGTGCCATACACTTAACATTCGCTGATATTTCTCCCACATCGGCGTTTGGGCATTAAACCCGTGCGTACCGGCATCAAAGTGGGTATAGCGCCCTTCGGTATTGACCATGAAACGCACATAACTCAGGTAGCGTGCCTCCGTCGCGGCATCAAAGCCGAGGAAAGTCACACGACGCTCATCAATGGTCTGTGCATCTTTAAGATTGGTCCATGACACATGTAGCGCGTGGTACATCTCCATGATGTCGATAACCGTACGGCAGGTTTCTTCTTTCAGTTCACCAAACTCACGGTCCAGCTCGCGCATTTGCAAACCGAAACCGCGTTCGACGATCGTCTGCAAGCGGCTGTAGCGCTCAGCGTTATCGGGATCAAGCATAGTCATCATTTTGTACTGGTTTGACAAAATCAGACGTTGAGCATGGGTCATTTCCATCTTGCGACTCCTGTAGCGCATTGCACTTGAAAAAAAAGACACGGTAACGGTTTGTTACTGTGCCTTCTTTTATTCATCGTTTCGATGATCAATCACAAATCATCGAGGAATGTTTTATCAAGTTGTTTAAATGCTCGCTTGAGGGTATCGGCTAATGCCTGGTAATCCGGCTTACCTTCTACCGGAGCCAATGCCTGCCCTGCCTCCTCAAGTTTTCCACGCACTTCGTAAAACCAGTGTAAAATAGTAGGCGGTAGCGGCGTCACTGAACGTTTGCCTAACCACCATAGTCCCTGCATGGGCAAACTGAGCGCAAACAACGCGGTGGCCACAGTGGGACCAAGTTGGCCGCCTAACGCAATTTGCCAGCACAGCGTAAAGACGGCGACCGGTGGCATAAAGCGTATCGCATACCGCGTGGCGCGAATGACGCGGTTTTCAACAAACATAGGCGCAAGGCGCTTTTCCATGGGCCACGTCTTTGCGTAATGCTGGCCCCGACGAAACAGGCTAAAGAAGCTCACGGAGGGGATCTCAGGTGTCGACATGGCTGTACCTCAACTTCACATATAAAAATTAAAATTTTCGTGCAAAACCACAACAAGCTATGACAACGTTCAAAATATTTTGTCATCGCTACCCAGTATCGGGTATTCTGTGCCAGCCTCATAGGCCTTAGACGAGAATCGTAAACTCGTCAAATTATCGCATATTATGCCATTGTCTGAAAATTGTTCAAAATGGCATAAAATCATATGGATTTCTTCCATCATGCCAGAATGTTCTTCTGACATGATGTTAATCATAAATGTCTGAGTCATCTTGCGTTACGCTTCACGACTCACTGACGTTTTTTTAGCCACGTATCAATAATAGGTACTTCCATGTCGAGTAAGTTAGTACTGGTTCTGAACTGCGGTAGCTCCTCACTGAAATTCGCCATCATCGATGCGCTTAACGGTGACGAGTACCTCTCTGGTTTGGCCGAATGTTTCCATCTCCCAGAAGCACGTATCAAGTGGAAAATTGACGGCAGCAAACAAGAAGCGGCTTTAGGTGCAGGCGCCGCTCACAGTGAAGCGCTGAACTTTATCGTTAACACTATTCTGGCACAAAAACCAGAACTGTCTGCTCAGCTGACTGCGATTGGTCACCGTATCGTCCATGGCGGCGAAAAATACACCAGTTCCGTGGTGATCGACGAATCTGTTATTCAGGGCATCAAAGATTCTGCCTCTTTCGCACCGCTGCATAACCCAGCACACCTGATCGGTATCGCTGAAGCGCTGAAATCCTTCCCACAGCTGAAAGACAAAAACGTGGCCGTGTTCGATACCGCGTTCCATCAGACTATGCCGGAAGAATCCTACCTCTACGCCCTGCCGTACAGCCTGTACAAAGAGCATGGCGTACGTCGTTATGGCGCACACGGTACGAGCCACTTCTATGTGACTCAGGAAGCGGCAAAAGTACTGAACAAACCGGTTGAAGAACTGAACATCATTACTTGCCACCTGGGCAACGGTGGTTCTGTTTCTGCTATTCGTAACGGTAAATGTGTTGATACCTCCATGGGTCTGACCCCACTGGAAGGTCTGGTAATGGGTACGCGCTCTGGTGATATCGACCCGGCGATTATCTTCCACCTGCACGACACCCTGGGCATGAGCGTTGATCAAATCAACAAAATGCTGACCAAAGAGTCTGGCCTTCTGGGTCTGACCGAAGTCACCAGCGACTGCCGTTATGTTGAAGACAACTACACCGACAAAGCTGACGCTAAACGTGCAATGGACGTTTACTGCCACCGTCTGGCGAAATACATCGGTTCTTACACTGCACTGATGGAAGGTCGTCTGGATGCAGTAATCTTTACTGGTGGTATCGGTGAGAACGCCGCAATGGTCCGTGAACTGTCCCTGGGTAAACTGGGTGTTCTGGGCTTCGAAGTGGATCACGAACGTAACCTGGCTGCCCGTTTCGGTAAGTCTGGCTTCATCAATAAAGAAGGCACTCGCCCGGCTCTGGTTATTCCAACCAACGAAGAGCTGGTCATCGCGCAAGACGCGAACCGCCTGACTGCCTGATTCCACACCGCCAGCAATGCTGGCGGTGCTGTTTTGTATCCCGCCCAAATCTGGCGGTAACGAAAAAGAGGATAACCCGTGTCCCGTATTATTATGCTGATCCCTACCGGAACCAGCGTCGGTCTGACCAGCGTCAGCCTTGGCGTGATCCGTGCTATGGAACGCAAAGGCGTTCGTCTGAGCGTCTTTAAACCTATCGCCCAGCCTCGTGCCGGTGGCGATGCACCAGACCAGACTACCGCCATTGTACGTGCCAACTCCAATCTGCCAGCGGCTGAACCGTTGAAGATGAGCCACGTTGAGTCTCTGCTGTCCAGCAACCAGAAAGACGTGTTGATGGAAGAGATCATTGCCAACTATCACGCGAATACCCAGGACGCGGAAGTGGTGCTGGTTGAAGGTCTGGTTCCGACGCGCAAACACCAGTTTGCTCAGTCTCTGAACTTCGAAATCGCCAAAACACTGAATGCGGAAATCGTCTTCGTGATGTCCCAGGGTACTGATACTCCGGAACAACTGAAAGAACGTATCGAACTGACCCGCAGCAGCTTTGGTGGCGCGAAAAACAGCAACATCACTGGCGTTATCGTTAACAAACTGAACGCCCCTGTTGATGAACAAGGCCGTACTCGCCCTGATCTGTCTGAAATCTTCGATGACTCGTCTAAAGCGAAAGTGGTCAAAGTGGATCCGGCTAAACTGCAGGACTCCAGCCCACTGCCAGTACTGGGCGCTGTGCCATGGAGCTTCGACCTGATTGCTACCCGTGCAATCGACATGGCGCGTCACCTGAATGCGACCGTCGTTAACGAAGGCGACATCAACACCCGTCGCGTGAAGTCTGTTACCTTCTGTGCACGTAGCATTCCGCACATGCTGGAACACTTCCGCGCAGGCTCCCTGCTGGTGACCTCTGCTGACCGCCCTGACGTGCTGGTTGCAGCGTGCCTGGCCGCAATGAATGGCGTTGAAATTGGCGCGATCCTGCTGACCGGTGCATACGAGATGGACCCACGCGTGAGCAAGCTGTGTGAACGTGCATTCGCGACTGGCCTGCCGGTATTCATGGTGAACACCAACACCTGGCAGACCTCCCTGAGCCTGCAGAGCTTCAACCTGGAAGTTCCGGTTGATGACCATGAGCGTATCGAGAAAGTTCAGGAATACGTTGCAAGCTACATTAATGCTGACTGGGTTGAATCCCTGACTGCGACCTCCGAGCGTAGCCGTCGCCTGTCTCCGCCAGCCTTCCGTTATCAGCTGACTGAACTGGCGCGCAAAGCGGGCAAACGCGTTGTTCTGCCAGAAGGCGACGAACCACGTACCGTTAAAGCGGCAGCTATCTGTGCAGAGCGTGGCATCGCCACCTGTGTGCTGCTGGGTAATCCAGATGAAATCACCCGTGTTGCTGCATCTCAGGGCGTTGAACTGGGTGCGGGTATCGAGATCGTTGATCCAGAAGTCGTTCGCGAAAGCTATGTTGCGCGTCTGGTTGAGTTGCGTAAGAGCAAGGGCATGACCGAAGCCGTTGCCCGCGAACAGCTGGAAGACAATGTGGTACTGGGTACGCTGATGCTGGAACAGGACGAAGTTGATGGTCTGGTTTCTGGTGCTGTTCACACCACCGCAAACACCATTCGTCCACCGTTGCAGCTGATCAAAACTGCACCGGGTAGCTCTCTCGTTTCTTCCGTGTTCTTCATGCTGTTGCCTGAACAGGTTTACGTTTACGGCGACTGTGCGATTAACCCGGATCCAACAGCAGAGCAGCTGGCCGAAATCGCCATCCAGTCAGCAGATTCCGCGATTGCCTTCGGCATCGAACCGCGCGTGGCAATGCTCTCCTACTCTACCGGCACATCAGGTGCGGGTAGCGATGTAGAGAAAGTCCGCGAAGCGACGCGTCTGGCACAGGAAAAACGTCCTGACCTGATGATCGACGGTCCGTTGCAGTACGACGCCGCGGTTATGGCTGATGTAGCGAAATCTAAAGCGCCGAACTCTCCGGTTGCAGGTCGCGCTACCGTGTTCATCTTCCCGGATCTGAACACTGGTAACACCACCTATAAAGCCGTACAGCGTTCTGCTGACCTGATCTCCATCGGGCCAATGCTGCAAGGTATGCGCAAACCTGTGAACGACCTGTCTCGTGGCGCGCTGGTAGACGATATCGTCTACACCATCGCACTGACTGCGATCCAGTCCTCACAGCAGCAGTAATTTTTGACTGTACGAAAAAGGCGACCTGATGGTTAATGCCGATCAGTTAAGGATCGATTGACCGATCCGGTGGCTGGTGTAAAAAGGGTTCCATATTCATTATGGAGCCCTTTTTAAATGGAACTTTATCAGGCACCTGGCATTATCAACGCCACCACTCCAGAGCGTGCCCGTAGTCTCGCCGACCTCATTCCCCCGGCGCTTATTCAGCAGGCACTCACGCTGACCGATACCGTCACTTTGCGTAAACGCAAACTCCCTCTCGGGTCGATGATTTGGCTTGTCGTAGGGATGTCCATTTTCTGCGACCGTCCAATGACAGAAATCGTAAATCTGATGGATATCACTGACCGTACTGGCCCCCCTTTTACCGCCCGGAGTGCTGTCATTCAGCGCCGTAAAACTCTGGGAGAGAACGCTGTGCGGGAGCTTTTTGATATCACCCGGCAGTACTGGAATCAACAGGCAGTGCATCCACAATGGCACGGACTGAACCTCTTTGCTGTCGATGGCGTGGTCCGGCGTACCGCAGATACACCGGAAAACAGAGCCGCCTTCAGTAAACACACCAGTCAGTATGGCGAAGGGGGTTATCCTCAGGTACGTATGGTTTGTCTGATGGCGCTGAGCAGCCATCTGATCACAGCCTGTGCTTTCGACAGTGAAAATATCAGCGAAATGAGGCTGGCTGAGCAACTGACAGAGAAAGCGCCGGATAACAGTATTACCCTGTTCGATAAGGGATTTTACCCGATGGGCCTGCTCCATCACTGGCAGACATCAGGAGAAAACCGGCACTGGTTGTTGCCGTTGAAAAAGAATACACAATATCGGGTGGTTCGCCGTCTGGGCCGGGGAGATGAACTGGTGTGCCTGAAAACCAGCCCGCGAGCCCGGAAGCACTGGCCAGGGGGCCCGGAAGAAATAGTGGGAAGACTGCTGACCCGCAGGGTGGACGGAAAAGAGAGGCAGGAGCTGTGGGGGGGTCTGCTGGCGTATAAGCTGGTGCAATATCAGATGGTGCAGATGGTGTTCCATCTGAAGGGAGATGATTTGCCTAACCAGCTTAGCTTCAGTGGAGCGATAAGCGAAATAATCCGGCTACTGATAACCCAGCCGTGGGCCTCACCGGGAAAAATGCCGGGCGAAATGAGAACGCTGTATGAACAAGCGAAATGGCTGATATTACCGGGGAGAAGGGAGCGAAGTTACCCGCGGGAACTCAGGGTAAAGACCAGAAAATATCCGGATAAAAAGGTTGCTGGTCACCTTAAGTGACCAGCATTAACCTGATGGTCGCCTTTTTTATTTACAGCAGCTCTCGCGCCGCCGAAACAATATCATGCGCCGTCAGGCCGTACTCCTTCTGCAGGAAATCCTGAGTCCCCACCTGGCCGTAACGCTCTTTAACACCCACTCGACGCATCGGTACAGGACAGGTTTCTACCAGCACTTCCGCAACGGCTGAACCCAGCCCATTATGAATACTGTGGTTTTCACAGGTCACGATGCGCCCGGTTTTCTCGGCATAATTTTTCACCAGCATCCGGTCGATGGGTTTCAGGGTAAACATGTCGATCACTGCCGCACTGACCCCTTCCTGCTCCAGTTGACGTGCTGCTTCCAGCGCTTCCGCCACCATGATGCCATTGGCAATAAGGGTAATATCATTCCCTTCACGCAAAACGTTTCCTTTGCCGATGGTAAAGGTTGAGCCAGGGGCATAGACACTTGGCGCCTGTTTACGGATGGTGCGAACCCAATAGAAGCCTTCGAGGTCGATAAGCTGGCGCAGCACATCCTCAAACATCACCGCATCGGTCACTTCCAGCACCACCGAATTCGCCAGACCGCGCACAATGCCCATATCCTCAAAGGACATATGCGTTCCGCCGTTGTGACAGGCCGTAACGCCAGCATCCGAGGCAATCACCTTCACGTTGTTGCGCTGGTAATCGAGCGACATAAATAGCTGGTCGAAACAACGACGGCTGGCAAAGGCGGTAAAGGTGTGGACGAATGGCTTGCGCCCGGTGAGCGACAGCCCTGCCGCTGTGCCGATAACATTGGCCTCCATGATGCCGCAGTTAATCACATGCTGCGGGTAATCGCGCGCCACACCGTCCATCGCCATAGAGCTCATCAGATCCGCTTCGAGGGCAATAATCTCGCTCCCGGCTTCAATCTGTTTCGCCACAAAGCCCGCGTAGACTTTACGCATCTCAACGGTATCTTTCTGTCCTGCAGGTGCGACCTTAATCATGTGAAGCCTCCAGTTGGCGAATCGTCTCGTTAAGTGCGGCTTTACTCTCATCGGTCAGGCGCAAATGGTGCGAGTTGCTTAACTGCTCCAGATAAGGAACGCCCTGCCCTTTGATGCTATCGAGAATAACGATCAGTGGGCGGGCATCGGCTGCCGGAATCCGTGAAGTGACTTCCAGCAACATTGGGATATCGTCCCCTTTGACCGTCACCACCTCATAACCAAAGGCACGGAATTTCCCTTCCAGGTCGAACGCGCAAATAATGTCGTCCAGCTCACCGTCAAGCTGCTGTTTATTCCAGTCCACAAATACCGTCAGATTGTTTAAACGGTGATGAGCAATAAACTGGAACGCTTCCCAGCACTGGCCTTCGTTCAGCTCACCATCACCCACAATGCAAAATACCCGGTTGGGCCGCCCCGCCAGCTTATGCGACAGTGCCATTCCTCCTGCGATGGAGATCCCCTGCCCCAGAGAACCTGTGGTGGCATCCACGCCGCGGGTTTTCAGACGGTCCGGATGGCTTGGCAGACGCGTTCCATTCTGGTTCAGCGTGCTCAGCTCTTCTACCGGGAAGTAGCCCTTAATGGCGAGAGTGCTGTACAGCGCCGGGCCGGCGTGGCCTTTCGACAACAC
This sequence is a window from Enterobacter sp. RHBSTW-00994. Protein-coding genes within it:
- a CDS encoding YfbU family protein, whose protein sequence is MEMTHAQRLILSNQYKMMTMLDPDNAERYSRLQTIVERGFGLQMRELDREFGELKEETCRTVIDIMEMYHALHVSWTNLKDAQTIDERRVTFLGFDAATEARYLSYVRFMVNTEGRYTHFDAGTHGFNAQTPMWEKYQRMLSVWHSCPRQYHLSSNEIQQIINA
- the yfbV gene encoding terminus macrodomain insulation protein YfbV, which gives rise to MSTPEIPSVSFFSLFRRGQHYAKTWPMEKRLAPMFVENRVIRATRYAIRFMPPVAVFTLCWQIALGGQLGPTVATALFALSLPMQGLWWLGKRSVTPLPPTILHWFYEVRGKLEEAGQALAPVEGKPDYQALADTLKRAFKQLDKTFLDDL
- the ackA gene encoding acetate kinase, yielding MSSKLVLVLNCGSSSLKFAIIDALNGDEYLSGLAECFHLPEARIKWKIDGSKQEAALGAGAAHSEALNFIVNTILAQKPELSAQLTAIGHRIVHGGEKYTSSVVIDESVIQGIKDSASFAPLHNPAHLIGIAEALKSFPQLKDKNVAVFDTAFHQTMPEESYLYALPYSLYKEHGVRRYGAHGTSHFYVTQEAAKVLNKPVEELNIITCHLGNGGSVSAIRNGKCVDTSMGLTPLEGLVMGTRSGDIDPAIIFHLHDTLGMSVDQINKMLTKESGLLGLTEVTSDCRYVEDNYTDKADAKRAMDVYCHRLAKYIGSYTALMEGRLDAVIFTGGIGENAAMVRELSLGKLGVLGFEVDHERNLAARFGKSGFINKEGTRPALVIPTNEELVIAQDANRLTA
- the pta gene encoding phosphate acetyltransferase gives rise to the protein MSRIIMLIPTGTSVGLTSVSLGVIRAMERKGVRLSVFKPIAQPRAGGDAPDQTTAIVRANSNLPAAEPLKMSHVESLLSSNQKDVLMEEIIANYHANTQDAEVVLVEGLVPTRKHQFAQSLNFEIAKTLNAEIVFVMSQGTDTPEQLKERIELTRSSFGGAKNSNITGVIVNKLNAPVDEQGRTRPDLSEIFDDSSKAKVVKVDPAKLQDSSPLPVLGAVPWSFDLIATRAIDMARHLNATVVNEGDINTRRVKSVTFCARSIPHMLEHFRAGSLLVTSADRPDVLVAACLAAMNGVEIGAILLTGAYEMDPRVSKLCERAFATGLPVFMVNTNTWQTSLSLQSFNLEVPVDDHERIEKVQEYVASYINADWVESLTATSERSRRLSPPAFRYQLTELARKAGKRVVLPEGDEPRTVKAAAICAERGIATCVLLGNPDEITRVAASQGVELGAGIEIVDPEVVRESYVARLVELRKSKGMTEAVAREQLEDNVVLGTLMLEQDEVDGLVSGAVHTTANTIRPPLQLIKTAPGSSLVSSVFFMLLPEQVYVYGDCAINPDPTAEQLAEIAIQSADSAIAFGIEPRVAMLSYSTGTSGAGSDVEKVREATRLAQEKRPDLMIDGPLQYDAAVMADVAKSKAPNSPVAGRATVFIFPDLNTGNTTYKAVQRSADLISIGPMLQGMRKPVNDLSRGALVDDIVYTIALTAIQSSQQQ
- a CDS encoding IS4 family transposase: MELYQAPGIINATTPERARSLADLIPPALIQQALTLTDTVTLRKRKLPLGSMIWLVVGMSIFCDRPMTEIVNLMDITDRTGPPFTARSAVIQRRKTLGENAVRELFDITRQYWNQQAVHPQWHGLNLFAVDGVVRRTADTPENRAAFSKHTSQYGEGGYPQVRMVCLMALSSHLITACAFDSENISEMRLAEQLTEKAPDNSITLFDKGFYPMGLLHHWQTSGENRHWLLPLKKNTQYRVVRRLGRGDELVCLKTSPRARKHWPGGPEEIVGRLLTRRVDGKERQELWGGLLAYKLVQYQMVQMVFHLKGDDLPNQLSFSGAISEIIRLLITQPWASPGKMPGEMRTLYEQAKWLILPGRRERSYPRELRVKTRKYPDKKVAGHLK
- a CDS encoding transketolase family protein: MIKVAPAGQKDTVEMRKVYAGFVAKQIEAGSEIIALEADLMSSMAMDGVARDYPQHVINCGIMEANVIGTAAGLSLTGRKPFVHTFTAFASRRCFDQLFMSLDYQRNNVKVIASDAGVTACHNGGTHMSFEDMGIVRGLANSVVLEVTDAVMFEDVLRQLIDLEGFYWVRTIRKQAPSVYAPGSTFTIGKGNVLREGNDITLIANGIMVAEALEAARQLEQEGVSAAVIDMFTLKPIDRMLVKNYAEKTGRIVTCENHSIHNGLGSAVAEVLVETCPVPMRRVGVKERYGQVGTQDFLQKEYGLTAHDIVSAARELL
- a CDS encoding transketolase — its product is MNVNEITHLAREIRLETLKSLTQLGFGHYGGSMSVVETLAVLYGAVMKIDPADPDWPERDYFVLSKGHAGPALYSTLAIKGYFPVEELSTLNQNGTRLPSHPDRLKTRGVDATTGSLGQGISIAGGMALSHKLAGRPNRVFCIVGDGELNEGQCWEAFQFIAHHRLNNLTVFVDWNKQQLDGELDDIICAFDLEGKFRAFGYEVVTVKGDDIPMLLEVTSRIPAADARPLIVILDSIKGQGVPYLEQLSNSHHLRLTDESKAALNETIRQLEASHD